A portion of the Paucilactobacillus hokkaidonensis JCM 18461 genome contains these proteins:
- the glpK gene encoding glycerol kinase GlpK: MALKTPNKYILAIDQGTLTTRAMLFNQRGFKVSEVERQLRSFAPHPGWMEHDANEIWNAVQQVIATILINTSIQPQNIAGIGITNQRETTVVWDRETGEPIYHAIGWQSQQSAAIVQQLIDDGCHDQIRQKTGLNINAYFSATKIRWLLDHIPGAQKRAEKGELLFGTIDSWLTWKLSEGAVHVTDYSNASRTMLFNIHTLQWDTDILKLLNIPLAMLPEVHSSSEVYATTKTFQFYGAEVPIAGICGDQQAALFGQAGFEKGTVKNTYGPGSFIVMNTGDKPQLSQNNLITTIAYGINGHVRYALEGSIFVAGQAIDWLQDNLGMISNAFESREAALASTNNDEVYVVPAFTGLGAPYWDPDARGAVFGLTRGTNKNDFIKATLQSIAYQTKDVIETMQKDTGLSIPRLKADGGASRNTYLMQFQADILNIEVDRAAEEETTALGAAFLAGLAVDYWKNTDELKQVLEDGKLFKPSMEENKIQKLYQGWQNAVAATQSFKPQN, from the coding sequence ATGGCATTAAAAACACCCAACAAATATATTTTAGCAATTGACCAAGGGACGTTAACCACTCGGGCAATGTTATTTAATCAACGCGGCTTTAAAGTTTCCGAAGTAGAGCGGCAACTACGTAGTTTTGCCCCTCACCCTGGCTGGATGGAGCATGATGCCAACGAAATTTGGAATGCCGTTCAGCAAGTCATTGCAACCATTTTAATTAACACTAGTATTCAACCACAAAATATTGCTGGAATTGGTATCACCAATCAACGGGAGACAACGGTTGTTTGGGATCGAGAAACCGGTGAACCAATTTATCATGCCATTGGATGGCAATCACAACAATCAGCTGCCATCGTACAACAACTAATTGACGATGGTTGTCACGATCAAATTCGACAAAAAACCGGCTTAAATATTAATGCATATTTTTCTGCTACCAAAATCCGCTGGTTATTAGATCATATTCCTGGTGCTCAAAAACGAGCTGAAAAGGGTGAATTATTATTTGGGACAATTGACTCTTGGCTCACCTGGAAACTTTCAGAAGGTGCCGTTCATGTAACCGACTATTCGAATGCCAGTCGGACAATGTTATTTAATATTCATACCTTACAATGGGACACTGATATTTTAAAACTTTTGAACATTCCGTTAGCAATGCTTCCAGAAGTCCATTCTAGTTCTGAAGTCTATGCAACCACCAAAACGTTCCAATTTTATGGTGCAGAAGTTCCCATTGCCGGCATTTGTGGTGACCAACAAGCTGCTTTGTTTGGGCAAGCCGGATTTGAAAAAGGAACAGTTAAAAACACCTATGGACCGGGTTCGTTTATTGTGATGAACACTGGTGATAAACCACAATTATCACAAAACAATCTGATCACTACGATTGCTTATGGTATCAATGGCCACGTACGCTATGCCTTAGAGGGAAGTATTTTTGTTGCCGGCCAAGCTATTGACTGGTTACAAGATAATCTAGGCATGATTAGTAATGCGTTTGAATCACGCGAAGCAGCACTAGCTTCCACCAATAATGATGAAGTTTATGTGGTTCCTGCCTTTACTGGTTTAGGAGCTCCGTATTGGGATCCAGACGCTCGTGGAGCAGTATTTGGCTTAACACGCGGAACTAATAAAAATGACTTTATTAAAGCCACACTCCAATCAATTGCCTATCAAACTAAAGATGTTATTGAAACGATGCAAAAAGACACCGGGTTATCAATTCCCCGTTTAAAGGCTGATGGTGGGGCCTCTCGCAATACTTACCTAATGCAATTTCAGGCTGACATTTTAAATATTGAAGTGGATCGGGCCGCAGAAGAAGAAACTACTGCTTTGGGTGCCGCCTTTCTGGCTGGTCTAGCAGTTGATTATTGGAAAAATACAGATGAACTCAAACAAGTTCTAGAAGATGGTAAATTATTTAAGCCGTCAATGGAAGAAAATAAAATCCAAAAGCTTTATCAAGGCTGGCAAAACGCCGTTGCAGCGACCCAATCTTTTAAACCGCAAAATTAG
- the zwf gene encoding glucose-6-phosphate dehydrogenase, with translation MAKENTAIFTFFGASGDLAKRKLYPSLFKLYQKGYLKDHFAIIGTSRADWSDDEFQNIVAKSISDIKEEAKDQASEFVSHFYYISHDVTDKAHYAALDDLVTKLDKQYEAKGNRLFYLSMAPSFFGQIALNLKSEGLITEEGYNRLVIEKPFGRDYKSAKQLNEDLTSTFEEDQIFRIDHYLGKEMIQNIEAIRFGNTIIESLWNNRYIDNVQITLSEKLGVEDRASYYDTSGALRDMVQNHILQIVSQLAMEQPVAFTDADVRVEKVKALRSLRVYTPSEAAGNFVRGQYDAGDTGNQYRDENDVPKDSNTETFVAGKLLFDNYRWSGVPFYIRTGKKLADKFTRIDVVFKKPLIDIFAFPQNPNAALSANVLTIYVEPQSGFSLKVNAKSAGQGFETEPVNLDFFQDADKEKEVPEPYERLLHDALEGNSTNFASWSEVAYAWKFVDVIRKLWDIEDPIFPNYLPGSMGPVASDELLQRDHRAWVYRLNN, from the coding sequence TTGGCAAAAGAGAATACAGCAATCTTCACATTTTTTGGTGCATCTGGTGATTTAGCCAAACGTAAACTGTACCCATCATTATTTAAGCTTTATCAGAAGGGGTACTTAAAGGATCACTTTGCAATTATTGGAACCTCCCGTGCTGACTGGAGCGATGATGAGTTTCAAAACATCGTTGCAAAATCAATTAGCGATATTAAAGAAGAAGCTAAAGATCAGGCCAGCGAATTTGTTAGTCACTTTTACTACATTTCTCACGATGTAACCGACAAGGCACATTATGCCGCTTTAGATGACTTAGTAACTAAATTAGATAAACAATACGAGGCCAAAGGTAACCGATTATTCTACCTGTCAATGGCCCCAAGCTTCTTTGGTCAAATTGCCCTCAACTTAAAGTCCGAAGGCTTAATCACTGAAGAAGGTTACAATCGACTAGTCATTGAAAAACCGTTTGGTCGTGATTACAAATCTGCTAAACAGTTAAACGAGGATTTGACGAGTACTTTTGAAGAGGATCAAATTTTTAGAATTGATCACTACTTAGGCAAAGAAATGATTCAAAATATTGAAGCAATTCGGTTTGGTAACACAATTATTGAATCATTATGGAATAATCGTTACATCGACAACGTCCAAATTACACTTAGTGAAAAGCTTGGTGTTGAAGATCGTGCTTCATACTACGATACATCTGGTGCCTTACGTGATATGGTACAAAACCATATCCTGCAAATCGTCAGCCAACTAGCTATGGAACAACCAGTCGCCTTTACGGATGCTGATGTTCGAGTTGAAAAAGTGAAGGCACTACGTAGTCTGCGTGTCTATACTCCTTCTGAAGCTGCTGGCAACTTTGTTCGTGGACAATATGATGCTGGTGATACTGGCAATCAATATCGTGATGAAAATGACGTGCCAAAGGATTCAAATACGGAAACATTTGTTGCCGGTAAATTATTATTTGATAACTATCGTTGGTCTGGCGTACCATTTTATATTCGGACCGGTAAAAAATTGGCAGATAAATTTACCCGTATTGATGTTGTCTTCAAGAAACCATTGATCGACATCTTTGCCTTTCCCCAAAACCCGAATGCTGCATTATCAGCAAACGTATTAACAATTTACGTAGAACCACAATCTGGATTTTCACTGAAGGTTAATGCTAAGAGTGCTGGCCAAGGATTTGAAACTGAGCCAGTCAACTTAGACTTCTTTCAAGATGCAGACAAAGAAAAAGAAGTCCCAGAACCATATGAACGACTATTGCATGATGCACTAGAAGGTAACAGTACCAACTTTGCTTCATGGTCAGAAGTGGCCTATGCATGGAAGTTT
- a CDS encoding flavodoxin family protein produces the protein MRVLGILGAHKRDGITAKMLETVLAAVPAPHETELLFLEDYEIKPDTGAPNPQLDQIEAKLVASDVWILAAPTYIGALSGVMKNFFDCLRQRMGRFDHTGAIHPTKFKDKHYLSITSCYTSTVENVLTGATDDTFKTIDKAMSLAGLIKVHELVLTNSFGQTQLSQAKKDECARWGKKIANKQKRDDNTVKRYIELFFMVAIMAIVTMGIQRLINPTLVGGRFWLSVGSFVVIFYVLLAFILHFMTAMKHRRK, from the coding sequence ATGAGAGTTTTGGGGATTTTAGGAGCACATAAACGGGATGGCATTACAGCCAAGATGTTAGAGACTGTGTTAGCAGCCGTGCCTGCACCGCATGAAACGGAACTATTGTTTTTGGAAGACTATGAAATTAAACCAGATACTGGCGCACCTAATCCACAATTAGATCAAATTGAAGCAAAACTAGTAGCTAGTGATGTATGGATACTGGCAGCGCCAACTTATATTGGTGCGTTATCTGGTGTTATGAAGAACTTTTTCGATTGTTTACGGCAACGAATGGGACGTTTTGATCATACCGGTGCCATTCATCCGACCAAGTTCAAGGACAAGCATTATTTATCAATTACTAGTTGTTATACCAGTACGGTTGAAAATGTCTTAACCGGAGCAACAGATGATACTTTCAAAACAATTGATAAAGCAATGTCGTTAGCAGGTTTAATTAAGGTTCATGAATTAGTGTTGACTAATTCATTTGGGCAAACCCAATTATCACAAGCTAAAAAAGATGAATGTGCTCGCTGGGGTAAAAAGATTGCTAATAAGCAGAAACGAGATGATAACACAGTGAAACGGTATATTGAGTTGTTCTTTATGGTTGCCATCATGGCAATCGTTACAATGGGGATTCAGCGGTTGATTAATCCAACGTTGGTTGGTGGTCGCTTTTGGTTGTCGGTTGGTTCGTTTGTCGTTATTTTTTATGTTTTGCTAGCGTTCATCTTGCACTTTATGACGGCTATGAAACATAGGAGAAAGTAG
- a CDS encoding glycoside hydrolase family 30 protein — MQITNENDSLNEFWTSTSGDLSQKREQVDIPKYQRTTGNASEIIIDPSVKKQDWLGAGAAITDSAASLIWDVLDKKQRSSLLQELFDPAQGGFSSIRVPLGSCDFQSQDYYTYDDVPFGEHDNKLEKFSIGTGTPGRPDATKDLKHIVPVIQEILKINPAVKIIASPWSSPAWMKNSGHLTFGGHLRFGEYTGNGFTEENRFEYIYAQYFVRYIEEYRKLGIPIYGVTIQNEPSNAAHWPAMIWTLPQLASFGYKYLRPALNHSFPDTKMYILDDSFHALDKPITEEVTRDQATAFDGMAVHTYTGPYDNLYNANRAFPNWSLIMTERRCMMEETPENAAHIMFGIIGNWLVRNGLNMITLWNLALDERGLPNAADSTGRRGVVTIDHATGKIKRNLEYYMLRNFGQDVTVGSKVIGSSNYTIDGYTGGLGSVAFQAPDGSISAHIYNPTGQPLNAAITINGLGSTWQVVTVPAWGTVTLHKSTAKLNTSSIPKDDEFKLNPTPANRSDFAPGENK, encoded by the coding sequence ATGCAAATTACTAACGAAAATGACAGTTTAAATGAATTTTGGACATCTACATCAGGTGACCTATCACAGAAACGTGAACAAGTAGATATCCCAAAATATCAACGAACTACAGGTAACGCAAGTGAAATAATTATTGATCCATCTGTAAAAAAACAAGATTGGCTAGGTGCAGGTGCTGCAATCACAGATTCTGCTGCATCCCTGATTTGGGATGTTTTAGATAAAAAACAACGATCTTCATTACTTCAAGAACTTTTTGATCCGGCTCAAGGTGGATTTTCTTCAATTCGTGTTCCTCTGGGTTCGTGTGATTTTCAAAGTCAAGACTACTACACTTACGATGACGTACCCTTTGGAGAACACGATAATAAGCTTGAAAAATTTTCAATTGGTACGGGTACACCTGGTAGGCCTGATGCCACGAAGGATTTAAAACACATTGTCCCTGTAATTCAAGAAATTTTAAAAATAAATCCTGCAGTTAAAATCATTGCATCACCATGGTCCTCGCCAGCTTGGATGAAAAACTCCGGACACTTAACCTTTGGAGGGCACTTGCGTTTTGGTGAATATACAGGAAATGGTTTTACCGAAGAAAATCGATTTGAGTATATTTACGCTCAGTACTTTGTTCGCTATATAGAAGAATATAGAAAATTAGGAATACCAATATACGGAGTAACCATTCAAAACGAACCATCCAACGCTGCACACTGGCCAGCTATGATTTGGACCTTACCTCAATTAGCTAGCTTTGGATACAAATATCTACGTCCCGCATTGAACCATTCATTTCCAGACACAAAAATGTATATTCTTGATGATAGTTTTCATGCCTTAGATAAACCTATAACAGAAGAAGTTACACGCGATCAGGCAACAGCTTTTGATGGTATGGCTGTCCACACATATACTGGTCCTTATGACAATTTATACAATGCAAACCGAGCATTTCCCAACTGGTCACTAATTATGACCGAACGTCGTTGTATGATGGAAGAAACACCAGAAAATGCTGCTCACATCATGTTTGGTATTATCGGGAACTGGCTTGTACGTAATGGACTAAACATGATAACTCTTTGGAATCTAGCTTTGGACGAACGCGGTTTGCCAAACGCTGCTGATTCAACCGGCAGACGCGGAGTTGTCACTATTGATCATGCAACTGGTAAAATAAAGAGAAACTTAGAATATTATATGCTCAGGAATTTTGGACAAGATGTAACTGTTGGCTCAAAAGTGATTGGATCCAGTAACTATACTATTGATGGCTACACTGGCGGGCTTGGTTCAGTTGCTTTTCAAGCTCCAGATGGTTCTATTTCTGCTCACATTTATAATCCAACTGGTCAACCCTTAAATGCTGCAATCACAATAAATGGATTAGGAAGTACGTGGCAAGTTGTTACTGTGCCAGCTTGGGGTACGGTTACCCTTCATAAATCTACAGCTAAATTAAATACATCCTCCATACCAAAAGACGATGAATTTAAATTGAATCCAACTCCTGCAAACAGATCTGATTTTGCTCCGGGAGAAAATAAATAA
- a CDS encoding MDR family MFS transporter: MRQVKEIKLKWIFLASFLNNTGASFLWPLTTVYMHNYLHESLATAGLVLFFMSCAMILGNYLGGWLFDHWSPYQTALTSVSIATAAVIALIFFHSWPIFAVLLMFVGFGDGANITVINAYAASLKGHRVRHVFNVLYMALNLGVVVGTLLVGFLMARGITVVFTVTSVFYILFLILTISVFNVPVPKRNAKLEAVEEGFKAPTKTSSLVWMICLLVISAYLSYTLWESVMAVHLTNMHIPFYAYSLLWTMNGIIILVGQPLVNKLEPYLKIDHQIEIGIVIFAFSFFLLIFADSFAWFVVDFIILTIGEMMGLPSIPAWIDQLTNPAQTGKYQGIMNMSISVGRAIGPLYGGMIIDGFGYRSLFLSVTVIMGICLLLVMQNVWHVRKIKS, from the coding sequence ATGCGCCAAGTCAAAGAAATTAAATTAAAATGGATTTTTTTAGCAAGCTTCTTGAACAATACGGGGGCTTCGTTTTTGTGGCCATTAACCACAGTTTATATGCACAATTATTTACACGAAAGTTTGGCGACGGCTGGACTGGTTTTATTTTTCATGTCATGCGCAATGATTTTGGGAAACTATTTGGGTGGCTGGCTCTTTGATCATTGGAGCCCCTATCAAACGGCATTAACTTCAGTCAGTATTGCCACTGCAGCAGTGATTGCATTGATTTTTTTCCATAGTTGGCCAATTTTTGCTGTTTTGTTAATGTTTGTCGGTTTTGGGGATGGAGCCAATATTACGGTCATTAATGCGTATGCTGCATCGTTAAAGGGCCACCGAGTTCGCCATGTTTTTAACGTCTTATATATGGCATTAAACTTAGGTGTGGTTGTTGGAACTTTATTGGTTGGTTTTTTGATGGCACGAGGAATAACTGTGGTTTTCACAGTAACTAGTGTCTTTTACATTTTATTTTTAATATTAACTATTTCTGTGTTTAATGTTCCGGTACCTAAACGAAACGCAAAATTGGAGGCCGTGGAAGAGGGCTTCAAAGCACCAACTAAGACTAGTTCATTGGTTTGGATGATTTGTCTATTAGTTATTTCTGCTTATCTAAGTTATACTTTGTGGGAAAGCGTGATGGCGGTTCACCTGACTAATATGCACATTCCATTTTATGCATACAGTTTATTGTGGACAATGAATGGTATTATTATTTTAGTGGGTCAGCCATTAGTAAATAAGTTGGAACCATATTTAAAAATTGATCATCAAATTGAAATCGGAATTGTGATATTTGCCTTTTCATTTTTCCTTTTGATCTTTGCGGATTCCTTTGCATGGTTTGTTGTCGATTTCATTATTCTTACCATTGGCGAAATGATGGGATTACCAAGCATTCCGGCTTGGATTGATCAGTTAACCAATCCGGCTCAAACTGGTAAGTATCAGGGAATCATGAATATGTCGATTTCGGTTGGACGTGCAATTGGTCCACTGTATGGAGGGATGATCATTGATGGATTCGGTTATCGTTCATTGTTTTTGTCAGTAACAGTGATTATGGGAATTTGCTTACTATTAGTAATGCAAAATGTTTGGCACGTTCGAAAAATTAAGAGTTAG
- a CDS encoding CynX/NimT family MFS transporter yields MNNTRKHSVFLVLGIFLLGACMRTPITSIPTVINNIAATLGVQATSLGILTTLPLICFGVFAPFVPIISRRLGNELTIAIITVILFIGSYMRIINQPLLFIGTILVGLAITFMNVLLPAIITDNMPAKIGTMTSLYTLSMTFFSVFGAGLSAPIAQKTSWQFVVQLISLIALITFIVWLPNVRFNRRDKVITASKTASVWQNKTAWFMLFYFGLASLIFYTLVAWLPTMAIAAGISANTASLLAGLFQLASVPTSFLMPILAVRTHNRTRLIVIAAVATLVGIVALMIPIHSVIYFAIINIILGLATAATFSLTMTMFGLKTKTPEQTRNLSGMAQSIGYLIAAVGPVLTGALQNMTHSWLTSDLFMLAVIIIFTICGIICEKREFIFD; encoded by the coding sequence TTGAACAACACGCGTAAACACAGCGTATTTTTAGTTTTAGGAATTTTTCTGCTCGGGGCTTGTATGCGAACACCAATTACTTCAATTCCGACAGTGATTAACAACATTGCGGCCACTCTTGGTGTTCAGGCTACCAGCTTAGGGATTTTAACGACATTGCCATTAATCTGTTTTGGAGTTTTTGCCCCATTTGTACCAATAATTAGTCGGCGACTGGGTAATGAGCTTACGATTGCTATTATTACTGTTATTTTATTTATTGGATCGTACATGCGAATCATTAATCAACCATTGTTGTTTATTGGTACCATCTTAGTCGGACTAGCAATTACGTTTATGAACGTATTGCTGCCTGCCATAATTACCGATAATATGCCGGCTAAAATCGGAACAATGACTAGTCTCTACACGCTTTCAATGACTTTTTTCAGTGTCTTTGGAGCCGGTTTAAGTGCACCAATTGCACAAAAAACGAGTTGGCAATTTGTTGTTCAGCTCATTAGTCTAATCGCATTAATTACATTCATTGTCTGGTTACCAAACGTTAGGTTTAACCGTCGTGACAAGGTAATTACTGCCAGTAAAACTGCTTCTGTGTGGCAGAATAAAACAGCTTGGTTCATGCTATTTTACTTTGGCCTAGCCTCACTTATCTTCTACACACTTGTTGCTTGGTTGCCTACAATGGCAATTGCGGCCGGAATATCAGCTAACACAGCTAGTCTATTAGCCGGTCTATTTCAACTAGCGTCTGTACCAACATCGTTTTTAATGCCAATTTTGGCTGTTCGTACCCATAACCGAACCAGGTTAATTGTCATCGCAGCGGTTGCTACCCTTGTTGGAATTGTTGCATTAATGATTCCGATTCATTCAGTGATCTATTTTGCCATCATCAACATTATTTTGGGATTAGCTACTGCCGCAACCTTCTCATTAACGATGACCATGTTTGGTTTAAAAACAAAAACACCTGAACAAACTAGAAACTTATCTGGAATGGCGCAATCAATTGGATACTTAATCGCTGCAGTTGGACCGGTTTTAACTGGCGCATTGCAAAATATGACTCACTCATGGTTAACCAGTGATTTATTCATGCTCGCAGTCATCATTATTTTTACAATTTGCGGAATTATCTGTGAAAAACGCGAATTTATTTTCGATTAA